A single Gammaproteobacteria bacterium DNA region contains:
- a CDS encoding response regulator, with translation MMEDSGRLRREIEVLQERVSRLSTAVLRINASLDLDTVLQEVVDSACALTGARYGVIAIVDGAGRIEDFVTSGFTSSEKDQMAAWADGPLLFEHFRSLAAPLRLADLPAYVRALGFSSELMRSKTLQSVPLRHRDMPVGNFFLAGKQGGEEFTHDDEEVVMLFASQAAAAIANARAHRDVQRARSGLETLIETSPVGVVVVDGRTGEPLSFNLEARRIVEALSSPGLPPVELLNTITCRRTDGREVALAEFPLAQQFSSAERVRAEELTLSVPDGRSVTTLINATPIQTEDGTVESVVVTLQDLAPLEELERMRGELLGIVSHALRSPLISIKGSTATVLGASPPPDPAEMLEFFRVVDEQADHMRGLIADLLDHGRIVTGTLSVSPEPSDVGSLLEQARDTFLIGTRRHAVSIDVPEDLPRVMADRPRIVQVLNNLLANAARRSPDSSPIRIGAAREGVHVAISVTDEGQGVPSDRLPHLFRKYASNADTNRKRGAGSDDLGLVICKGLVEAHGGRIRAESGGAGRGTRFTFTVPVAERTGPAADMAMDGPRAAAEGQERTRILVVDDDPQMLRHVREALTEADFVPVVTGDPEEVARLVRIHRPGLVLLDLLLPGTDGIALMERLAELTDLPVILISAYGRDETIVRALDAGAADYLVKPFSRAELTARVRAALRRTTGPEPFVLGELAIRYNQRRVAVGGQPVELTPTEYELLRVLSINAGRVLTYESLLRQAWGSRHRGSTDPKLVRAVVKRLRRKLGDDATNPTYIHNERAVGYRMPGRRA, from the coding sequence ATGATGGAGGATTCCGGACGGCTGCGGCGAGAGATCGAGGTGCTCCAGGAGCGGGTCTCAAGACTGAGCACCGCCGTGCTGCGCATCAACGCCAGCCTCGATCTGGACACCGTGCTGCAGGAGGTCGTCGACAGCGCCTGCGCCCTGACCGGTGCCCGCTACGGCGTGATCGCCATCGTCGACGGCGCAGGGCGTATCGAAGACTTCGTTACCTCCGGGTTTACGTCTTCCGAGAAAGACCAGATGGCGGCCTGGGCCGACGGACCTCTGCTCTTCGAGCACTTCCGGAGCCTTGCGGCGCCGCTTCGACTGGCGGACCTGCCCGCCTATGTCCGGGCGCTGGGCTTCTCGTCGGAACTGATGCGGTCGAAGACGCTTCAGTCCGTGCCGTTGCGGCACCGTGACATGCCCGTCGGCAACTTCTTTCTTGCCGGGAAGCAAGGTGGTGAAGAGTTCACGCACGACGACGAGGAAGTCGTGATGCTGTTTGCATCCCAGGCCGCGGCGGCAATCGCCAACGCGCGCGCGCACCGCGACGTGCAGCGGGCGCGGTCCGGCCTGGAGACCTTGATCGAGACTTCGCCGGTGGGTGTGGTGGTCGTCGACGGCCGGACGGGCGAGCCCCTGTCATTCAACCTGGAAGCGCGGCGGATCGTCGAGGCTCTCAGTTCGCCCGGATTACCACCGGTGGAGTTGCTGAATACGATCACCTGCCGTCGCACCGACGGGCGGGAAGTCGCGTTGGCCGAGTTTCCGCTGGCGCAGCAGTTCAGCAGCGCAGAGAGGGTGCGCGCCGAGGAGCTGACCCTCTCGGTCCCGGACGGCCGGAGCGTCACGACGCTTATCAACGCTACGCCGATCCAGACGGAAGACGGCACCGTCGAGTCCGTTGTCGTAACGCTGCAGGATCTGGCGCCGCTGGAGGAGTTGGAGCGGATGCGCGGCGAGCTCCTGGGCATCGTAAGCCATGCGCTGCGATCCCCGCTCATCTCGATCAAGGGTTCGACGGCGACCGTGCTCGGCGCTTCGCCGCCCCCGGACCCGGCCGAGATGCTGGAGTTCTTCCGGGTCGTCGACGAGCAGGCCGACCACATGCGCGGCCTGATCGCCGATCTGCTCGACCATGGGCGCATAGTGACGGGCACGCTGTCGGTCTCTCCCGAGCCCTCGGACGTTGGCTCCCTGTTGGAACAGGCACGGGACACGTTCCTGATCGGCACCCGCCGGCATGCCGTGAGCATCGACGTGCCGGAGGACCTGCCGCGGGTCATGGCGGACCGGCCGCGCATCGTCCAGGTTCTCAACAACCTCCTCGCCAACGCGGCGAGGCGTTCGCCCGACTCGTCTCCCATCCGGATCGGCGCCGCGCGTGAGGGCGTCCACGTGGCGATCTCGGTGACCGACGAGGGCCAGGGCGTACCGTCTGACCGACTGCCGCACCTGTTCCGCAAGTACGCCTCGAACGCGGACACCAACCGGAAGCGCGGGGCGGGATCCGACGATCTCGGCCTGGTGATCTGCAAGGGCCTGGTCGAGGCGCACGGCGGCCGCATCCGGGCCGAAAGCGGGGGTGCGGGACGCGGCACGCGATTCACCTTCACCGTCCCGGTCGCCGAACGGACGGGACCTGCAGCCGACATGGCGATGGACGGTCCGCGCGCCGCCGCGGAAGGGCAGGAGCGGACGCGCATTCTGGTGGTGGATGACGATCCGCAGATGCTGCGTCACGTGCGCGAAGCGCTCACCGAGGCGGACTTCGTCCCGGTGGTGACCGGCGATCCGGAAGAAGTGGCCCGTCTTGTGCGAATACACCGTCCCGGGCTGGTCCTGTTGGATCTGCTGCTGCCCGGGACCGACGGCATCGCACTCATGGAGCGCCTTGCCGAACTGACCGACCTTCCGGTCATTCTCATCTCCGCGTATGGTCGGGACGAAACCATCGTCAGGGCGCTGGACGCGGGCGCGGCCGACTATCTCGTCAAGCCCTTCTCTCGGGCCGAGTTGACCGCGAGGGTGCGCGCCGCCCTGCGCAGGACGACGGGACCCGAGCCGTTCGTGCTCGGAGAGCTGGCCATCCGCTACAACCAGCGGCGGGTAGCTGTGGGTGGCCAGCCGGTAGAGTTGACCCCCACGGAGTACGAGTTACTCCGCGTACTCTCGATCAACGCGGGACGGGTGCTGACCTACGAATCGCTGCTGCGCCAGGCGTGGGGCTCACGGCATCGCGGTTCCACCGACCCGAAGCTCGTGCGCGCGGTAGTGAAGCGCCTCCGCCGCAAGCTGGGCGACGACGCCACCAACCCGACGTACATTCACAACGAGCGCGCGGTCGGCTACCGCATGCCCGGACGTCGAGCCTGA
- a CDS encoding xanthine dehydrogenase family protein molybdopterin-binding subunit, giving the protein MAELIGRDFAPPDVIAKVTGRARYAEDFRADGMLFCRLITSPMPHARVRAIDASEALAMEGVVAILTADEVPGIEAPGNPILTNTPHFVGEPIAALAAVDETTVQDAIAKVRLDLEPLPFVVDPLESLRPGGPNARTEGNTSQRGEGIREVKWTEEDFAAATDGELPMGEVTTEWSYGDVEAGFRDAALVFDETFVTAGTSHHSMEPRTAMAYWQNGRCHVFGSSQSQSATLNGLARYIGIPPEDVVFVGEYCGGGFGSKGSAYPIMSVPAHMSRKTGRPVMMRISRAEEYAIGSARAGFQGRIRMGFRPDGRISAVDLFIVQENGPNSGFGDFNSAAGAVTIVYTPLAMRFRGIPVLTNTPARGAQRGPGQNQIACAVEPLLDKAAAELGIDQLAIRSINAPDSNSLYGGGQVPVTSAHLGEALAQGAERFGWEERRARSGRRQGSRVTGVGIGQAYHGAGNSGQDGLLRIAPDGRLHIHTGVGNLGTYSYAATSRVAAEMLGYDWENVELVRGDTSRNLASSSAQVGSNTTFTMTRAGWAAGADAVEKLKAIAAMELGGSPDDYDIGDEVTFARANPSRRITHARAAARAIELGGRFSGEEFPDDLNDITKRSVQNLAGSGLIGVARDNLPRHDVVPALAAGFIEIELDLETGMYEIIDYLGVADCGTVVHPMGLAAQVRGGAVMGFGMACLERHVYDTRYGVAGNIGFHQAKPPSYLDVPSQMDWDATDITDPQNPVGAKGVGEPLMGCSGAALLCAISDALGGHYFNRIPVVPDMIVNAVAQQPPSHRPLQVNTQ; this is encoded by the coding sequence ATGGCTGAGCTCATCGGCAGGGATTTCGCGCCCCCGGACGTCATCGCCAAAGTCACCGGGAGAGCCCGCTACGCGGAGGATTTCCGCGCCGACGGGATGCTCTTCTGCCGGCTCATCACGAGCCCGATGCCGCACGCGCGGGTGCGCGCCATCGACGCGTCGGAGGCACTCGCGATGGAGGGCGTGGTCGCCATCCTGACCGCGGACGAGGTGCCCGGGATCGAGGCGCCCGGCAACCCCATCCTCACCAACACGCCCCACTTCGTGGGCGAGCCGATTGCCGCGCTGGCGGCCGTCGACGAGACCACCGTCCAGGACGCCATCGCGAAGGTCAGGCTCGACCTGGAACCGCTGCCGTTCGTGGTGGACCCGCTGGAGAGCCTGCGTCCCGGCGGCCCCAACGCGCGCACGGAGGGCAACACCTCGCAGCGGGGAGAGGGAATCCGCGAGGTGAAGTGGACCGAGGAGGACTTCGCCGCCGCCACCGACGGTGAACTGCCCATGGGCGAGGTCACCACGGAGTGGTCGTACGGAGATGTCGAAGCCGGCTTCCGCGATGCCGCGCTGGTGTTCGACGAGACCTTCGTCACCGCCGGCACGTCGCATCACTCGATGGAGCCGCGCACGGCGATGGCCTACTGGCAGAACGGCAGGTGCCACGTCTTCGGCTCGAGCCAGAGCCAGAGCGCGACGCTGAACGGGCTGGCGCGCTACATCGGCATCCCGCCCGAGGACGTGGTGTTCGTGGGCGAATACTGCGGGGGCGGGTTCGGTTCCAAGGGAAGCGCCTACCCGATCATGTCGGTGCCGGCGCACATGTCCCGAAAGACGGGCCGGCCGGTGATGATGCGCATCAGCAGGGCCGAGGAATACGCCATCGGCTCCGCGCGGGCCGGCTTCCAGGGCCGCATCCGCATGGGCTTCCGGCCCGACGGGCGCATCAGCGCGGTCGACCTCTTCATCGTGCAGGAAAACGGGCCCAACAGCGGCTTCGGCGACTTCAACAGCGCCGCCGGAGCCGTCACCATCGTCTACACGCCGCTGGCGATGCGCTTCCGCGGCATTCCGGTGCTCACCAACACGCCCGCGCGGGGCGCGCAGCGCGGTCCGGGCCAGAACCAGATCGCGTGCGCGGTGGAGCCTCTGCTCGACAAGGCAGCGGCCGAACTGGGCATCGATCAGCTTGCCATCCGCAGCATCAACGCGCCCGACTCGAATTCGCTCTACGGCGGAGGCCAGGTGCCGGTCACCAGCGCTCATCTGGGCGAAGCGCTGGCCCAGGGCGCGGAGCGCTTTGGATGGGAGGAGCGGCGCGCCCGCAGCGGCCGGCGCCAGGGATCGCGCGTGACCGGGGTCGGCATCGGCCAGGCTTATCACGGGGCCGGCAACAGCGGTCAGGACGGGCTGCTGCGCATCGCGCCGGACGGCAGGCTGCACATTCACACGGGGGTGGGCAACCTCGGGACGTATTCCTACGCGGCCACCTCGCGCGTCGCTGCGGAGATGCTCGGGTACGACTGGGAAAACGTCGAGCTGGTGCGCGGCGACACTTCCCGCAATCTCGCATCCAGCAGCGCGCAGGTGGGCAGCAACACGACCTTCACCATGACCCGCGCCGGCTGGGCGGCGGGCGCGGACGCGGTGGAGAAGCTGAAAGCGATCGCGGCCATGGAGCTGGGCGGCTCGCCGGACGACTACGACATCGGGGACGAAGTGACCTTCGCGCGCGCCAACCCCTCGCGCCGCATCACCCACGCAAGGGCTGCGGCGCGTGCCATCGAGCTGGGCGGGCGCTTCAGCGGCGAGGAGTTCCCCGACGACCTGAACGACATCACCAAACGTTCCGTGCAGAACCTGGCGGGCAGCGGCCTGATCGGCGTAGCCCGCGACAACCTCCCCCGCCACGACGTCGTGCCCGCGCTCGCCGCCGGCTTCATCGAGATCGAGCTGGACCTCGAGACCGGCATGTACGAGATCATCGATTACCTGGGCGTGGCCGACTGCGGCACCGTGGTGCACCCGATGGGGCTGGCGGCCCAGGTGAGGGGCGGCGCGGTGATGGGGTTCGGGATGGCGTGCCTCGAGCGCCACGTCTACGACACGCGCTACGGGGTGGCGGGCAACATCGGCTTCCATCAGGCCAAGCCGCCGTCATACCTGGACGTGCCCTCGCAGATGGACTGGGACGCCACCGACATCACCGACCCGCAGAACCCGGTGGGCGCGAAGGGGGTGGGCGAACCCCTCATGGGATGCTCGGGGGCGGCTCTGCTGTGCGCCATCTCGGATGCGCTCGGCGGGCACTACTTCAACCGCATCCCGGTCGTCCCGGACATGATCGTGAACGCCGTGGCCCAGCAGCCCCCGTCGCATCGGCCGCTGCAGGTCAACACGCAGTGA
- a CDS encoding (2Fe-2S)-binding protein yields the protein MANLPGRGNVSRRQFIKGVIATGASVSAFAYFSGPAATSARGSVPRLVSINVNGQTRRVDVLPQETLAMTLRYKLGLTGTKLGCDRAECGACTVMIDGVAHYSCSTLTQRVRAREVVTVEGLESADGTLHPVQQAFIDELGPQCGFCTPGQVMAAAALLEANPNPTREEARRAMSGNLCRCGAYDHYLNGVMAAAANGQAVAEEVSNG from the coding sequence CTGGCGAACCTCCCCGGGCGCGGCAACGTCTCCCGCCGCCAGTTCATCAAGGGGGTCATCGCGACCGGCGCTTCGGTGTCGGCGTTCGCCTACTTTTCGGGTCCGGCGGCGACGTCCGCGCGGGGCAGCGTTCCGCGCCTGGTCTCCATCAACGTCAATGGACAGACCCGGCGGGTCGACGTGCTGCCGCAGGAGACGCTGGCGATGACGCTCCGCTACAAGCTGGGGCTCACCGGCACCAAGCTGGGCTGCGACCGGGCGGAGTGCGGCGCCTGCACCGTAATGATCGACGGCGTCGCCCACTACTCCTGCTCGACGCTCACGCAACGGGTGCGGGCGCGCGAGGTGGTCACGGTTGAGGGGCTCGAGAGCGCGGACGGCACGCTGCATCCGGTGCAGCAGGCGTTCATCGACGAGCTGGGTCCCCAGTGCGGATTCTGCACCCCGGGACAGGTCATGGCGGCCGCGGCGCTGCTGGAGGCCAACCCCAACCCCACCCGCGAGGAGGCGCGCCGGGCCATGTCCGGCAATCTCTGCCGGTGCGGGGCCTACGACCACTACCTGAACGGGGTCATGGCCGCCGCCGCAAACGGGCAGGCGGTCGCCGAGGAGGTGTCCAATGGCTGA
- a CDS encoding DinB family protein, translated as MSKIAETIEIFEAARRPLFMVLDGISREDLDWSPSEKVRGVGKICRHLYRVDIWFLKRLGVVPVITEDRPGPAEDIAARMRTIQEQVIAEVKACESDDDLFAERTSLDGKTTSQLGPDVIHMAQHYLYHLAQITYLRRVRDRAWPAPQEEWEHATHVIGDRVLDREHQA; from the coding sequence ATGAGCAAGATCGCCGAGACCATCGAGATCTTCGAGGCCGCGCGCCGACCCCTCTTCATGGTGCTGGACGGCATCTCGCGCGAGGATCTGGACTGGAGCCCGAGCGAGAAGGTGCGGGGCGTCGGCAAGATCTGCCGGCACCTGTACCGGGTCGACATCTGGTTCCTCAAGCGGCTGGGCGTCGTCCCCGTAATCACGGAGGATCGCCCCGGGCCGGCGGAAGATATCGCGGCGCGCATGCGCACGATCCAGGAGCAGGTCATCGCCGAGGTGAAAGCCTGCGAGAGCGATGACGACCTGTTCGCCGAACGCACGTCGCTGGACGGCAAGACGACCTCGCAACTCGGCCCCGACGTCATCCATATGGCGCAACACTACCTCTACCATCTGGCTCAGATCACTTACCTGCGACGGGTGCGGGATCGCGCGTGGCCGGCGCCACAGGAGGAGTGGGAGCACGCGACGCACGTGATCGGGGACCGGGTGCTGGATCGCGAGCACCAGGCGTGA
- a CDS encoding dicarboxylate/amino acid:cation symporter, which produces MNTRAILIGLILGLGLGVAASATGSPALLQAAEAVEPLGAVFLRAIQMVVIPLVAAVVFVGVARIGNLRRLGRLGGLAVGFFWVTTLPAILIGMGVMGLALTFTTPVPPPTPMTELDTATPGVVDFLVNLVPRNPVQAAADGSLLSVLIFVVLLAAAATTLPAAKREALTSLAETLGDALIKLMTWILWTAPVGVFGLAAPVVAQTGLAMLQNLAVFIVAVVVGFFILKGVVLLPLVWILGGMKPGRFVRGTVGTYTVGFTTTTSVGTLPMMLQEAEKLGLSKSTFSLVLPLAASINRPGSALFQSTSLVFLAAMYGVPLDAGLIAAVVLAIFLASMTVAPVPSASIVTMAPALDVVGVPVAGLGILLGIDRVPDVFRSATNVIAHMAAATTVNGMTGGEQGTDA; this is translated from the coding sequence ATGAACACCCGCGCCATCCTCATCGGGCTGATCCTCGGGCTGGGGCTCGGAGTCGCCGCCTCAGCGACCGGATCTCCGGCGCTGCTGCAGGCAGCCGAAGCGGTCGAGCCGCTGGGGGCAGTGTTCCTGCGCGCCATTCAGATGGTCGTCATCCCGCTGGTGGCGGCGGTGGTATTCGTGGGCGTTGCGCGGATCGGGAACCTGCGCAGGCTTGGGCGGCTCGGGGGGCTGGCGGTGGGCTTTTTCTGGGTTACGACGCTTCCCGCGATCCTGATCGGGATGGGGGTGATGGGGCTGGCGCTCACCTTCACGACGCCGGTGCCGCCACCGACGCCCATGACGGAGCTGGACACCGCGACGCCGGGCGTGGTGGACTTTCTGGTCAACCTCGTGCCGCGCAACCCCGTCCAGGCGGCCGCCGATGGGTCGCTTCTGTCGGTGCTGATCTTCGTCGTCCTGCTTGCCGCGGCGGCGACGACACTGCCGGCTGCGAAGCGCGAAGCGCTCACATCCCTCGCCGAAACGCTCGGGGACGCGCTCATCAAGCTGATGACCTGGATCCTGTGGACGGCGCCCGTGGGGGTCTTCGGTCTCGCGGCGCCGGTGGTCGCGCAGACGGGGTTGGCGATGCTTCAGAACCTCGCCGTCTTCATCGTCGCCGTGGTCGTGGGCTTCTTCATCCTGAAGGGCGTCGTGCTGCTGCCGCTGGTCTGGATCCTCGGCGGGATGAAGCCGGGGCGGTTCGTGCGCGGGACCGTGGGCACCTACACGGTGGGATTCACCACGACGACGTCGGTGGGGACGCTGCCGATGATGCTGCAGGAGGCGGAGAAACTGGGTCTGTCGAAGAGCACCTTCTCGCTGGTCCTGCCGCTGGCGGCTTCGATCAACCGTCCGGGGAGCGCGCTCTTCCAGAGCACCTCACTGGTCTTTCTAGCCGCGATGTACGGGGTGCCGCTCGACGCCGGGCTGATCGCGGCGGTCGTGCTGGCGATCTTCCTCGCATCGATGACGGTCGCCCCGGTGCCCAGCGCCAGCATCGTGACCATGGCGCCCGCGCTCGACGTGGTGGGCGTGCCGGTCGCGGGGCTCGGCATCCTGCTGGGGATCGACCGCGTGCCCGACGTGTTCCGCTCCGCGACCAACGTGATCGCCCACATGGCGGCGGCGACGACGGTGAATGGGATGACGGGGGGTGAGCAGGGAACCGACGCCTGA
- a CDS encoding DinB family protein, translating to MSQAADLVAQLETSHGYIRKMISIFEEEDAGFAPQPELYTVAGHIAHAADSVEWFVEGAFGEGWNMDFEGLIAAARAVETLDEAVAWLDRAFEKAIATFEAASDEELAAPIPDDRIMPGASRSAIVVPLVDHTAHHRGALTVYARLLGKVPGMMYE from the coding sequence ATGTCGCAGGCCGCCGATCTCGTCGCACAACTGGAAACGTCCCACGGGTACATCCGGAAGATGATCTCGATCTTCGAGGAGGAGGACGCCGGGTTCGCTCCCCAGCCCGAACTCTACACCGTCGCCGGCCACATCGCGCACGCCGCGGACTCGGTCGAATGGTTCGTGGAGGGCGCCTTCGGGGAGGGTTGGAACATGGACTTCGAAGGCCTGATCGCCGCGGCTCGGGCGGTGGAGACGCTTGATGAGGCCGTCGCGTGGCTCGACCGCGCATTCGAGAAGGCCATCGCGACCTTCGAGGCGGCCTCGGACGAGGAGCTTGCCGCCCCGATCCCCGACGACCGCATCATGCCGGGCGCGTCGCGTTCCGCCATTGTGGTTCCCCTCGTGGATCACACGGCGCACCACCGGGGCGCGCTCACGGTTTACGCGCGGCTCCTGGGCAAGGTGCCGGGGATGATGTACGAGTGA
- a CDS encoding MATE family efflux transporter, translated as MNPHETPKPPPAHASETWWDLLVHAVRGTGGDPTHGPIRRAVILLAVPMVVEMLMESLFAVVDIYFVSRLGNEAMAGVALTESVLSLIYTVAIGLSIGVTAVVSRRIGGGDREGASRAAAQAVLLGLALALVFGIAGVAFAPDILRIMGGDESVVATGAPYTRIMLGGNVVILLLFLQNAAFRGAGDAAIAMRVLWIANGLNIVLDPLLIFGLGPFPEMGVQGAAVATTIGRGTAVLVQVYTLFRLGGKLRILASHLRIQPALMAQLVRLSGTGMLQTFIATASWIGLIRVTALFGAEALAGYVIAIRIILFAILPAWGLSNAAATMVGQGLGAGDPERAERAAWISCKMNLAFLGAVSVFFIAFAPAIVGLFGGTEGASVVGVTGLRIVSIGFVFYAYGMVLTAAFNGAGAVWTPTILNFFCFWLWEIPLAWGLSLPGGLETTGVFIAMTVSFSTLAVVAAVLFRRGRWRQAVV; from the coding sequence ATGAATCCGCACGAGACCCCCAAACCGCCGCCCGCACACGCATCCGAAACCTGGTGGGACCTCCTCGTCCACGCCGTGCGGGGCACCGGGGGCGATCCCACCCACGGCCCCATCCGGCGCGCGGTCATCCTTCTGGCCGTGCCGATGGTGGTGGAGATGTTGATGGAGTCGCTCTTTGCGGTCGTCGACATCTACTTCGTTTCCCGGCTGGGGAACGAAGCCATGGCGGGCGTGGCGCTCACCGAGTCGGTCCTGTCGCTCATCTACACGGTCGCCATAGGGCTGAGCATCGGGGTCACGGCCGTGGTGTCGCGCCGGATCGGCGGAGGCGACAGGGAAGGGGCGTCGCGCGCGGCCGCGCAGGCCGTCCTGCTGGGACTCGCACTGGCGCTCGTGTTCGGCATCGCCGGAGTGGCGTTCGCGCCGGACATCCTGCGGATCATGGGCGGCGACGAGAGCGTCGTGGCCACGGGGGCGCCCTACACGCGCATCATGCTCGGCGGCAACGTCGTCATACTGCTGCTGTTCCTGCAGAACGCGGCCTTCCGCGGGGCGGGCGACGCCGCTATCGCGATGCGCGTGCTCTGGATCGCGAACGGACTCAACATCGTGCTCGATCCCCTGCTCATCTTCGGCCTCGGGCCGTTCCCGGAGATGGGGGTGCAGGGGGCCGCGGTCGCGACGACCATCGGCCGGGGAACGGCGGTGCTGGTGCAGGTCTACACGCTCTTCCGTCTGGGCGGCAAGCTCCGCATCCTGGCTTCGCATCTGCGCATCCAGCCCGCGCTCATGGCTCAACTGGTGCGGCTCTCGGGGACGGGGATGCTCCAGACCTTCATCGCAACCGCGAGCTGGATCGGCCTCATCCGCGTGACGGCGCTGTTCGGGGCCGAGGCGCTGGCGGGTTACGTGATCGCGATCCGAATCATCCTCTTCGCGATTCTCCCCGCCTGGGGACTCTCCAACGCGGCGGCGACCATGGTCGGGCAGGGGCTCGGGGCCGGAGATCCGGAACGTGCCGAGCGGGCCGCGTGGATTTCCTGCAAGATGAACCTCGCCTTCCTCGGGGCGGTCAGCGTGTTCTTCATCGCCTTCGCGCCGGCGATCGTGGGGTTGTTCGGCGGGACCGAGGGGGCGTCCGTCGTCGGCGTGACCGGCCTCCGCATCGTGTCGATCGGCTTCGTCTTCTACGCCTACGGCATGGTGCTCACGGCTGCGTTCAACGGGGCAGGGGCCGTGTGGACGCCCACGATTCTCAACTTCTTCTGTTTCTGGCTGTGGGAGATCCCGCTTGCGTGGGGCCTGTCGCTTCCAGGCGGACTCGAGACGACCGGCGTGTTCATCGCGATGACGGTGTCGTTCTCGACGCTGGCGGTGGTGGCCGCGGTGCTGTTCAGGCGGGGGCGGTGGAGGCAGGCGGTGGTGTAG
- a CDS encoding PIN domain-containing protein, translating to MTNPKVFLDTGILIAAFNRRDQHHEQARSLFAGPTPRWHTSVLVWSEAYSWFLHRHGEEPARTCRLFLDNLDGLVVLEATADLHRDTCRMLDRLRGARLTYVDASSLTLMEQHGIRTAWATDYHLALTGAEVLPRV from the coding sequence GTGACGAACCCGAAGGTCTTCCTCGACACGGGGATCCTCATCGCCGCCTTCAACCGGCGCGACCAGCATCACGAGCAGGCGCGCTCCCTCTTCGCGGGTCCCACGCCCCGCTGGCACACGTCGGTGCTGGTGTGGTCCGAGGCGTACTCCTGGTTCCTCCATCGCCACGGAGAAGAGCCCGCCCGCACCTGCCGCCTGTTTCTCGACAACCTCGACGGCCTCGTCGTGCTGGAAGCGACCGCCGACCTCCACCGGGACACGTGCCGCATGCTCGACCGCCTGCGGGGAGCGCGGCTCACCTACGTGGACGCCTCCAGCCTGACGCTCATGGAGCAGCACGGGATCCGGACTGCGTGGGCCACCGACTACCATCTCGCACTGACCGGAGCGGAGGTGCTGCCGCGGGTGTGA
- a CDS encoding ribbon-helix-helix domain-containing protein, with product MIRTQISVDEEMYARAKEAARRQGISLAELCRRSLAETLSREPVCHPWMAWVGVFEGRPEDSTTVDDVVYGRESP from the coding sequence GTGATCAGAACCCAGATCTCCGTGGATGAGGAGATGTACGCGCGCGCCAAGGAAGCCGCTCGCCGCCAGGGTATCTCGCTGGCGGAACTCTGCCGGAGGAGCCTGGCCGAAACTCTGTCCCGCGAGCCCGTCTGCCATCCCTGGATGGCCTGGGTGGGCGTCTTCGAAGGCCGGCCCGAAGACAGCACTACCGTTGACGACGTGGTCTACGGGCGCGAGTCGCCGTGA